A region from the Streptomyces sp. 3214.6 genome encodes:
- a CDS encoding SigE family RNA polymerase sigma factor, whose product MTQGEVLEFEEYVRTRQDALLRSARRLVPDPVDAQDLLQTALARTYGRWDGIADKRLADAYLRRVMINTRTEWWRARKLEEVPTEQLPDACVDDSTQQHADRALLMDAMKVLAPKQRSVVVLRHWEQMSTEETAAALGMSAGTVKSTLHRALARLREELEARDLDARALEREERERCAAA is encoded by the coding sequence ATGACGCAGGGCGAGGTGCTCGAGTTCGAGGAGTATGTCCGCACCCGGCAGGACGCGCTGCTGCGCAGCGCCCGCCGGCTGGTCCCGGACCCGGTTGACGCTCAGGACCTCCTGCAGACCGCCCTCGCCCGGACGTACGGCCGCTGGGACGGCATCGCGGACAAGCGGCTCGCGGACGCCTACCTGCGCCGGGTCATGATCAACACGCGGACCGAGTGGTGGCGGGCCCGCAAACTCGAGGAGGTCCCCACCGAGCAGCTCCCGGACGCCTGTGTGGACGACTCCACCCAGCAGCACGCGGACCGCGCACTGCTGATGGACGCGATGAAGGTGCTCGCTCCGAAGCAGCGCAGCGTCGTCGTGCTGCGACACTGGGAGCAGATGTCCACGGAGGAGACGGCCGCCGCCCTCGGCATGTCGGCGGGAACGGTCAAGAGCACGCTGCACCGAGCGCTCGCCCGGCTCCGCGAGGAGCTGGAAGCCCGCGATCTGGACGCACGCGCGCTGGAGCGTGAGGAGCGGGAGCGTTGCGCGGCGGCCTGA
- a CDS encoding M23 family metallopeptidase has product MFQHVTFRSSRTSLLRTRVAVGAAAVGASVVLGTGVASAAAPAAAPAAPAAKTAVSAASWIDPVKKYTLTASFAQAGAMWQSTHSGQDFAVPSGTKVMAAHGGTVVKAGGNGAGDGPAYGNAIVIKHANGVYSQYAHLSQIDVKIGQIVKTGQKIALSGNTGNTSGPHLHFEIRTTANYGSAIDPVAFLRAKGVKV; this is encoded by the coding sequence ATGTTCCAGCACGTCACGTTCCGTTCTTCCCGTACGTCCCTGCTCCGCACCCGCGTGGCCGTCGGGGCCGCCGCCGTCGGCGCCTCGGTCGTGCTGGGAACCGGAGTGGCGTCCGCCGCTGCCCCTGCCGCCGCGCCCGCCGCGCCCGCCGCCAAGACGGCCGTCTCCGCCGCCTCCTGGATCGACCCGGTGAAGAAGTACACGCTGACCGCGAGCTTCGCCCAGGCCGGCGCCATGTGGCAGTCCACCCACAGCGGTCAGGACTTCGCCGTGCCGAGCGGCACCAAGGTGATGGCCGCGCACGGCGGCACCGTGGTCAAGGCCGGCGGCAACGGCGCCGGTGACGGCCCGGCCTATGGCAACGCCATCGTGATCAAGCACGCCAACGGCGTCTACTCGCAGTACGCCCATCTCTCGCAGATCGACGTGAAGATCGGCCAGATCGTCAAGACGGGCCAGAAGATCGCGCTGTCCGGCAACACCGGCAACACCAGTGGTCCGCACCTGCACTTCGAGATCCGTACGACCGCGAACTACGGCTCGGCGATCGACCCCGTCGCCTTCCTGCGCGCCAAGGGCGTGAAGGTCTGA
- the cseC gene encoding two-component system sensor histidine kinase CseC, with product MRGMIRHLVPARTERIGIRTGLRWKLSAAIALVGALVAITLSLVVHNAARVSMLDNARDLADERVQVAQRNYEASGRPNFPNIKIDDSNLPPALEEKVRDGRRATFVSDRAGGVPDIWAAVPVKDGHVLSLHTGFTDRSTDILNDLDQALVIGSIAVVLGGSALGVLIGGQLSRRLRKAAAAANQVAKGESDVRVRDAIGGVVRDETDDLASAVDAMADTLQERLEAERRVTADIAHELRTPVTGLLTAAELLPPGRPTELVLDRAKAMRTLVEDVLEVARLDGASERAELQDIVLGEFVARRVAAKDPDIEVRVVHESMVTTDPRRLERVLFNLLANAARHGKPPIQVTVEGRVIRVRDHGPGFPADLLAEGPSRFRTGSTDRAGHGHGLGLTIAAGQARVLGARLTFRNVRPAGAPEHIPSEGAVAVLWLPEHAPTNTGSYPMMP from the coding sequence ATGCGGGGGATGATCCGGCACCTGGTTCCGGCCCGTACGGAGCGCATCGGCATCCGTACGGGTCTGCGATGGAAGCTGAGCGCGGCGATCGCGCTGGTCGGCGCGCTGGTGGCGATCACGCTGAGCCTGGTCGTGCACAACGCCGCACGCGTGTCCATGCTGGACAACGCGCGCGACCTCGCCGACGAGCGCGTCCAGGTCGCCCAGCGCAACTACGAGGCGTCGGGGCGGCCGAACTTCCCCAACATCAAGATCGACGACTCGAACCTGCCGCCGGCGTTGGAGGAGAAGGTCCGGGACGGCCGCCGGGCCACGTTCGTCTCCGACCGCGCGGGCGGTGTGCCGGACATCTGGGCGGCCGTGCCGGTCAAGGACGGGCATGTGCTCTCCCTGCACACCGGGTTCACCGACCGCAGCACGGACATCCTCAACGACCTCGACCAGGCTCTGGTGATCGGCTCGATCGCGGTCGTCCTCGGCGGCAGCGCGCTCGGCGTCCTCATCGGCGGGCAGCTCTCGCGCCGGCTGCGCAAAGCGGCGGCCGCGGCGAACCAGGTCGCCAAGGGAGAGTCGGACGTCCGCGTACGGGACGCCATCGGCGGGGTCGTGCGCGACGAGACCGACGACCTCGCGAGCGCGGTCGACGCCATGGCGGACACCCTCCAGGAACGGCTGGAGGCCGAGCGCAGGGTCACCGCCGACATCGCGCACGAACTGCGCACTCCGGTGACGGGACTGCTGACGGCCGCCGAGCTGCTGCCGCCCGGCCGGCCGACGGAGCTGGTCCTGGACCGGGCGAAGGCCATGCGCACCCTCGTCGAGGATGTGCTGGAGGTCGCCCGTCTCGACGGCGCCTCGGAGCGGGCCGAGTTGCAGGACATCGTGCTGGGCGAGTTCGTGGCCCGGCGGGTGGCGGCCAAGGACCCGGATATCGAGGTGCGGGTGGTGCACGAGTCGATGGTCACGACCGATCCACGCCGTCTGGAGCGGGTCCTGTTCAACCTGCTCGCCAACGCTGCCCGGCACGGCAAGCCGCCGATCCAGGTCACCGTCGAGGGCCGGGTCATCCGGGTCCGCGACCACGGCCCCGGCTTCCCCGCGGACCTGCTCGCCGAGGGGCCGAGCCGCTTCCGCACCGGCAGCACCGACCGCGCCGGGCACGGCCACGGGCTCGGCCTGACCATCGCGGCGGGCCAGGCCCGTGTCCTGGGCGCCCGGCTGACCTTCCGCAACGTACGGCCCGCGGGAGCCCCGGAGCACATACCGTCCGAGGGTGCCGTCGCCGTCCTGTGGCTGCCCGAGCACGCGCCGACGAACACGGGAAGCTATCCGATGATGCCGTGA
- the cseB gene encoding two-component system response regulator CseB produces MADQTHVLFVEDDDVIREATQLALERDGFAVTAMPDGLSGLEAFRADRPDIALLDVMVPGLDGVSLCRRIRDESTVPVIMLSARADSIDVVLGLEAGADDYVTKPFDGAVLVARIRAVLRRFGHAGGGDRTEPAASAAGGVLTFGDLEVDTEGMEVRRAGQPVALTPTEMRLLLEFSSAPGTVLSRDKLLERVWDYGWGGDTRVVDVHVQRLRTKIGQDRIETVRGFGYKLKA; encoded by the coding sequence ATGGCAGACCAGACACACGTCCTGTTCGTCGAGGACGACGACGTCATCCGCGAAGCCACCCAGCTCGCCCTGGAGCGGGACGGCTTCGCGGTCACCGCGATGCCCGACGGCCTGTCGGGTCTGGAGGCGTTCCGTGCCGACCGCCCCGACATCGCGCTCTTGGACGTCATGGTGCCCGGCCTGGACGGCGTGAGCCTGTGCCGGCGCATCCGGGACGAGTCCACCGTGCCGGTGATCATGCTGTCGGCGCGCGCCGACTCCATCGACGTCGTCCTCGGCCTGGAGGCCGGCGCCGACGACTATGTGACCAAGCCCTTCGACGGCGCCGTGCTGGTCGCCCGGATCCGCGCCGTGCTGCGCCGCTTCGGCCACGCGGGCGGCGGCGACCGCACCGAGCCCGCCGCCTCAGCCGCCGGTGGCGTGCTGACCTTCGGCGACCTGGAGGTCGACACGGAGGGCATGGAGGTGCGCCGGGCCGGACAGCCGGTGGCGCTGACCCCCACCGAGATGCGCCTGCTGCTGGAGTTCTCCTCCGCTCCGGGCACGGTCCTCTCGCGCGACAAACTGCTGGAGCGGGTGTGGGACTACGGCTGGGGCGGCGACACCCGGGTCGTCGACGTCCATGTGCAGCGGCTGCGAACGAAGATCGGACAGGACCGTATCGAGACGGTCCGCGGCTTCGGCTACAAGCTGAAGGCCTGA
- a CDS encoding TetR/AcrR family transcriptional regulator — translation MDVTMDGTKQQRRGNTRQRIQDVALELFAEQGYEKTSLREIAERLEVTKAALYYHFKTKEEIIVSIFRDLTKPIEDLIEWGRNQPHTLETKQELVRRYSQALSEATPLFRFMQENQATVRELQIGDSFKDRMRSLRDIIIDPDAPLTDQVRCVSAIFTLHAGMFFLQDLEGDPEDKREAVLEVAIDLVTQAHQGA, via the coding sequence ATGGACGTCACTATGGACGGCACAAAGCAGCAGCGCCGGGGCAATACCCGACAGCGCATCCAGGACGTTGCACTCGAACTCTTCGCCGAGCAGGGCTACGAGAAGACCTCCCTCCGCGAGATCGCGGAGCGCCTGGAGGTCACCAAGGCCGCCTTGTACTACCACTTCAAGACCAAGGAAGAGATCATCGTCAGCATCTTCAGGGATCTGACGAAGCCGATCGAAGACCTGATCGAGTGGGGCAGGAACCAGCCGCACACCCTGGAGACCAAGCAGGAGCTCGTCCGCCGCTACAGCCAGGCCCTCTCCGAGGCGACCCCACTCTTCCGCTTCATGCAGGAGAACCAGGCGACGGTGCGGGAACTCCAGATCGGCGACTCGTTCAAGGACCGCATGCGCAGCCTGCGCGACATCATCATCGACCCGGACGCTCCCCTGACTGACCAGGTCCGCTGCGTGAGCGCCATCTTCACGCTACACGCAGGCATGTTCTTCCTGCAGGACCTCGAAGGCGACCCCGAGGACAAGCGGGAAGCCGTCCTCGAGGTCGCCATCGATCTGGTGACGCAGGCGCACCAGGGCGCCTGA
- a CDS encoding Ppx/GppA phosphatase family protein has protein sequence MRLGVLDVGSNTVHLLVVDAHPGACPLPAHSHKAELRLAQLLDGDGAIGPEGVDKLITVVHESLQAAEDKGVEDLLPFATSAVREASNADDVLARVQAETGVELQVLSGAEEARLTFLAARRWFGWSAGKLLVLDIGGGSLEIAYGIDEEPDAAVSLPLGAGRLTAGWLPGDPPDPEDIRSLRRHARAQIARTVGEFSRFGTPDHVVATSKTFRQLARIAGAARSADGPYTQRQLKRESLEAWVPRLAAMTTAQRAALPGVSEGRANQLLAGALVAEGAMDLFGVETLEICPWALREGVILRRLDHMGSL, from the coding sequence ATGAGACTCGGTGTCCTCGACGTGGGATCGAACACGGTGCATCTGCTGGTGGTGGACGCACACCCGGGCGCGTGCCCCCTGCCCGCGCACTCGCACAAGGCCGAACTACGCCTTGCCCAACTCCTCGACGGGGACGGCGCGATCGGCCCCGAGGGCGTCGACAAACTGATCACGGTCGTCCACGAGTCGCTCCAGGCCGCCGAGGACAAGGGCGTCGAGGACCTGCTGCCGTTCGCGACCTCCGCCGTGCGCGAGGCCAGCAACGCCGACGACGTCCTCGCGCGCGTGCAGGCCGAGACGGGCGTCGAGCTGCAGGTTCTCTCCGGCGCCGAGGAGGCCCGGCTCACCTTCCTCGCCGCCCGCCGCTGGTTCGGCTGGTCGGCCGGAAAGCTGCTGGTCCTGGACATCGGCGGCGGCTCCCTGGAGATCGCCTACGGCATCGACGAGGAGCCCGACGCGGCCGTCTCGCTGCCGCTCGGCGCCGGCCGGCTCACCGCCGGCTGGCTGCCCGGCGATCCGCCCGACCCCGAGGACATACGGTCACTGCGCCGACACGCCCGCGCGCAGATCGCCCGCACGGTGGGGGAGTTCAGCCGGTTCGGCACCCCCGACCACGTCGTCGCCACATCGAAGACGTTCCGGCAGCTCGCCCGCATCGCCGGCGCCGCCCGCTCGGCCGACGGCCCCTACACCCAGCGCCAGCTCAAGCGCGAGTCCCTGGAGGCCTGGGTGCCCCGCCTGGCCGCGATGACCACGGCCCAGCGCGCAGCCCTCCCGGGCGTCTCGGAAGGCCGCGCCAACCAGCTCCTCGCGGGCGCGCTGGTCGCCGAAGGCGCGATGGATCTCTTCGGCGTCGAGACGCTGGAGATATGCCCGTGGGCGCTCAGAGAGGGCGTCATTCTGCGCAGACTCGATCACATGGGTTCGCTTTAG
- a CDS encoding MDR family MFS transporter, with product MADTKTAETGAEKPPRSVRVVLLALMITMMLAMLDNMIVGTAMPTIVGDLGGLEHLSWVVTAYTLATAASTPIWGKLGDMYGRKGVFMSSIVLFLVGSALSGMAQNMGELIGFRAIQGLGAGGLMVGVMAIIGDLIPPRERGKYQGMMAGVMALAMIGGPLVGGTITDNWGWRWSFYINLPLGAVSLALISTVLHLPKKRSKAGIDYLGVVLLTVGITSIVLVTTWGGSEYAWTSARIMELIGIGVASLIGFVYWQTKAAEPIVPLHIFRSRNFTLMSIIGFITGFVMFGATLFLPLYQQSVQGASATNSGLLLLPMLGAMLVTSMVAGRVTTSSGKYKIFPVVGSVFMVIGLYLLSTMDTGTSRFTSGVFMAVVGLGMGCLMQITMLVAQNSVEMKDMGVASSSTTLFRTLGSSFGVAIMGALFNNRVQDVMSKRAGALGSKITEQSAQLDAASLAKLPAKARDAYQHAVSAGIHSAFLLGAVVAVAALVAAVFVKEVPLKGAGPQKTDEASGGAAPAPPTMVEV from the coding sequence ATGGCGGACACAAAGACAGCGGAGACCGGGGCGGAGAAACCGCCGAGGAGCGTGCGGGTCGTCCTGCTCGCACTGATGATCACGATGATGCTCGCGATGCTCGACAACATGATCGTGGGCACGGCGATGCCGACGATCGTCGGCGATCTGGGCGGGCTCGAACACCTTTCCTGGGTGGTGACCGCGTACACCCTCGCGACCGCCGCTTCCACCCCGATCTGGGGCAAGCTCGGCGACATGTACGGCCGCAAGGGCGTCTTCATGTCGTCGATCGTGCTGTTCCTGGTCGGATCCGCGCTCAGCGGCATGGCCCAGAACATGGGCGAGCTCATCGGCTTCCGCGCGATCCAGGGCCTCGGCGCGGGCGGTCTGATGGTCGGCGTGATGGCGATCATCGGCGACCTGATCCCGCCGAGGGAGCGCGGCAAGTACCAGGGCATGATGGCCGGAGTCATGGCGCTCGCGATGATCGGCGGCCCGCTCGTCGGCGGCACCATCACCGACAACTGGGGCTGGCGCTGGTCCTTCTACATCAACCTGCCGCTCGGCGCGGTGTCGCTGGCTCTCATCAGCACCGTCCTGCACCTGCCGAAGAAGCGGTCGAAGGCGGGCATCGACTACCTCGGTGTCGTGCTGCTGACCGTCGGCATCACCTCCATCGTCCTCGTCACCACCTGGGGCGGCTCGGAGTACGCCTGGACGTCCGCGCGGATCATGGAGCTCATCGGCATCGGTGTGGCCTCGCTCATCGGGTTCGTGTACTGGCAGACCAAGGCCGCCGAGCCGATCGTGCCGCTGCACATCTTCCGCAGCCGCAACTTCACCCTGATGTCGATCATCGGCTTCATCACCGGTTTCGTGATGTTCGGCGCGACCCTCTTCCTGCCGCTGTACCAGCAGTCCGTGCAGGGCGCCTCCGCGACCAACTCCGGGCTGCTGCTCCTGCCGATGCTCGGCGCCATGCTGGTCACCTCGATGGTCGCGGGCCGAGTGACCACGAGCAGCGGCAAGTACAAGATCTTCCCGGTCGTCGGCAGCGTGTTCATGGTCATCGGCCTGTACCTGCTGTCCACGATGGACACCGGGACCAGCCGCTTCACCTCCGGTGTCTTCATGGCCGTCGTCGGACTCGGCATGGGCTGCCTGATGCAGATCACGATGCTGGTCGCGCAGAACAGCGTCGAGATGAAGGACATGGGCGTCGCGTCCTCGTCCACCACGCTCTTCCGTACCCTCGGCTCCTCCTTCGGCGTCGCGATCATGGGCGCGCTGTTCAACAACCGGGTCCAGGACGTCATGTCCAAGCGGGCCGGAGCACTGGGCTCGAAGATCACAGAGCAGTCCGCGCAGTTGGACGCGGCCAGCCTGGCCAAGCTGCCCGCGAAGGCCCGGGATGCCTACCAGCACGCGGTGTCGGCCGGCATCCACTCGGCGTTCCTGCTGGGGGCCGTGGTGGCGGTGGCCGCGCTGGTCGCGGCGGTGTTCGTGAAGGAGGTTCCGCTGAAGGGGGCGGGGCCGCAGAAGACGGACGAGGCGAGCGGCGGTGCGGCGCCCGCGCCGCCCACCATGGTCGAGGTCTGA
- the disA gene encoding DNA integrity scanning diadenylate cyclase DisA, with protein MAANDRAAAPGKSGGSSGADGLMRAALSAVAPGTALRDGLERVLRGNTGGLIVLGSDKTVEAMCTGGFILDVEFAATRLRELCKLDGGIVVSSDLSKILRAGVQLVPDPTIPTEETGTRHRTADRVSKQVGFPVVSVSQSMRLIALYVDGQRRVLEDSAAILSRANQALATLERYKLRLDEVAGTLSALEIEDLVTVRDVSAVAQRLEMVRRIATEIAEYVVELGTDGRLLALQLDELIAGVEPERELVVRDYVPEPTAKRSRTVDEALYELDALTHAELLELSTVARALGYTGSPEALDSAVSPRGFRLLAKVPRLPGAIIDRLVEHFGSLQKLLAASVDDLQTVDGVGEARARSVREGLSRLAESSILERYV; from the coding sequence GTGGCAGCCAACGACCGGGCGGCAGCTCCCGGAAAGTCCGGTGGGAGTTCCGGTGCCGACGGCCTGATGCGCGCCGCGCTGAGCGCGGTCGCCCCCGGCACAGCCCTGCGCGACGGCCTGGAACGGGTGCTGCGCGGCAACACCGGCGGACTCATCGTGCTGGGCTCCGACAAGACGGTCGAGGCGATGTGCACCGGCGGCTTCATCCTGGACGTGGAGTTCGCGGCGACGCGCCTGCGTGAGCTGTGCAAGCTCGACGGCGGCATCGTGGTCTCCTCCGACCTGTCGAAGATCCTCCGGGCCGGCGTCCAGCTGGTGCCGGACCCCACTATCCCCACGGAGGAGACAGGCACCCGGCACCGCACGGCGGACCGGGTCAGCAAGCAGGTCGGCTTCCCGGTCGTCTCGGTCTCCCAGTCCATGCGCCTGATCGCCCTGTACGTCGACGGCCAGCGCCGCGTCCTGGAGGACTCCGCGGCGATCCTGTCCCGCGCGAACCAGGCCCTGGCGACCCTGGAGCGCTACAAGCTCCGGCTGGACGAGGTCGCGGGAACGTTGTCAGCGCTGGAGATCGAGGACCTGGTGACGGTCCGGGACGTCTCCGCGGTGGCCCAGCGCCTGGAGATGGTCCGTCGCATCGCCACCGAAATCGCCGAATACGTGGTCGAACTGGGCACGGACGGGCGTCTGCTCGCCCTCCAGCTCGACGAGTTGATCGCGGGCGTGGAACCGGAGCGCGAGCTGGTGGTCCGGGACTACGTGCCCGAGCCCACCGCCAAGCGCTCCCGCACGGTCGACGAGGCGCTGTACGAGCTGGACGCCCTCACCCACGCCGAGCTCCTCGAACTGTCCACGGTGGCCCGCGCGTTGGGCTACACCGGCTCCCCCGAGGCCCTCGACTCGGCGGTCTCCCCGCGCGGTTTCCGGCTCCTGGCGAAGGTGCCGCGCCTGCCCGGCGCGATCATCGACCGCCTGGTGGAGCACTTCGGCAGCCTGCAGAAGCTCCTCGCCGCCAGCGTCGACGACCTCCAGACGGTGGACGGCGTGGGCGAGGCGAGGGCGCGCAGCGTCCGCGAGGGCCTGTCACGCCTGGCGGAGTCGTCGATCCTGGAGCGGTACGTCTAG
- a CDS encoding A/G-specific adenine glycosylase gives MTAPTKPPHSSPARADADADAPGADLHSPVIDWFDDNARDLPWRRPEAGAWGVMVSEFMLQQTPVSRVLPVYEQWLARWPRPADLAADAPGEAVRAWGRLGYPRRALRLHGAAVAITERHGGDVPSDHAQLLALPGIGEYTAAAVASFAYGQRHAVLDTNVRRVFARAVTGVQYPPNATTAAERKLARALLPDDEPTAARWAAASMELGALVCTAKNETCGRCPIAARCAWRLAGKPEHDGPPRRGQTYAGTDRQVRGKLLAVLRAAHAPVSQSALDRVWHEPVQRARALDGLVADGLVEPLPGGLYRLPLT, from the coding sequence ATGACTGCGCCCACGAAGCCCCCGCACAGCAGCCCCGCCCGCGCCGACGCCGACGCCGACGCCCCCGGAGCGGACCTGCACTCCCCGGTGATCGACTGGTTCGACGACAACGCCCGCGACCTGCCCTGGCGGCGCCCAGAGGCCGGTGCGTGGGGTGTGATGGTCAGCGAGTTCATGCTCCAGCAGACGCCGGTCAGCCGCGTCCTGCCGGTCTACGAGCAGTGGCTCGCCCGCTGGCCGCGCCCCGCCGACCTGGCCGCCGACGCGCCCGGCGAGGCCGTACGCGCGTGGGGGCGGCTCGGCTACCCGCGCCGCGCCCTGCGGCTGCACGGCGCCGCGGTGGCGATAACGGAACGGCACGGCGGCGACGTACCGTCGGACCACGCGCAACTCCTCGCGCTGCCCGGCATCGGCGAGTACACGGCCGCGGCCGTCGCCTCCTTCGCGTACGGGCAGCGGCACGCCGTCCTGGACACCAACGTCCGCCGGGTCTTCGCGCGAGCCGTCACGGGCGTGCAGTACCCGCCCAACGCCACGACGGCCGCCGAGCGCAAGCTGGCCCGTGCCCTGCTGCCCGACGACGAGCCGACCGCCGCGCGCTGGGCCGCCGCGTCCATGGAGCTCGGGGCGCTCGTCTGCACGGCGAAGAACGAGACCTGCGGGCGCTGCCCGATCGCCGCGCGGTGCGCCTGGCGGCTCGCGGGCAAGCCGGAGCACGACGGCCCGCCGCGCCGCGGCCAGACGTACGCGGGCACCGACCGTCAGGTCAGGGGCAAGCTGCTCGCCGTGCTGCGCGCCGCGCACGCGCCCGTGTCGCAGTCGGCGCTCGACCGGGTGTGGCACGAGCCGGTGCAACGCGCGCGTGCGCTCGACGGCCTCGTCGCGGACGGACTGGTGGAGCCGCTCCCGGGCGGGCTGTACCGCCTGCCGCTGACCTGA
- the radA gene encoding DNA repair protein RadA, which yields MAARTKTTKDRPSYRCTECGWQTAKWLGRCPECQAWGTVEEYGAPAVRTTAPGRVTTSAVPIGEVDGRQATARPTGVPELDRVLGGGLVPGAVVLLAGEPGVGKSTLLLDVAAKSASDEHRTLYVTGEESASQVRLRADRIGAIDDHLYLAAETDLAAVLGHLDAVKPSLLVMDSVQTVASPEIDGAPGGMAQVREVAGALIRASKERGMSTLLVGHVTKDGSIAGPRLLEHLVDVVLSFEGDRHARLRLVRGVKNRYGATDEVGCFELHDEGITGLADPSGLFLTRRDEPVPGTCLTVTLEGRRPLVAEVQALTVDSQIPSPRRTTSGLETSRVSMMLAVLEQRGRISALGKRDIYSATVGGVKLSEPAADLAIALALASAASDTPLPKNLVAIGEVGLAGEVRRVTGVQRRLAEAHRLGFTHALVPGDPGKIPAGMKVLEVADMGDALRVLPRSRRREAPREAEDRR from the coding sequence ATGGCTGCCCGTACGAAGACCACCAAGGACCGTCCGTCCTACCGCTGCACCGAATGCGGCTGGCAGACGGCCAAGTGGCTCGGCCGCTGCCCCGAGTGCCAGGCCTGGGGGACGGTCGAGGAGTACGGCGCGCCCGCGGTCCGTACGACGGCGCCGGGCCGCGTCACCACCTCCGCCGTGCCCATCGGCGAGGTCGACGGCCGTCAGGCCACCGCCCGCCCCACCGGCGTGCCCGAGTTGGACCGCGTCCTCGGCGGCGGTCTCGTGCCCGGCGCGGTCGTGCTGCTGGCCGGCGAGCCGGGCGTCGGCAAGTCGACCCTCCTGCTGGACGTGGCGGCCAAGTCGGCGAGCGACGAACACCGCACCCTGTATGTGACCGGTGAGGAGTCGGCCTCCCAGGTCCGCCTGCGCGCCGACCGCATCGGCGCCATCGACGACCACCTCTACCTCGCCGCCGAGACGGACCTGGCGGCGGTCCTCGGCCACCTGGACGCGGTGAAGCCGTCCCTGCTGGTCATGGACTCCGTACAGACCGTGGCCTCCCCGGAGATCGACGGGGCGCCCGGTGGCATGGCCCAGGTCCGCGAGGTCGCGGGCGCCCTGATCCGCGCCTCCAAGGAGCGCGGCATGTCCACGCTCCTGGTGGGCCATGTCACGAAGGACGGCTCGATCGCCGGCCCCCGCCTCCTCGAACACCTCGTGGACGTCGTGCTGAGCTTCGAGGGCGACCGGCACGCGCGCCTGCGTCTGGTGCGGGGCGTCAAGAACCGCTACGGCGCCACCGACGAGGTCGGCTGCTTCGAACTGCACGACGAGGGCATCACGGGCCTCGCCGACCCCAGCGGGCTCTTCCTGACCCGGCGTGACGAACCGGTCCCGGGGACATGTCTGACGGTCACGCTGGAGGGCCGTCGCCCCCTGGTCGCCGAGGTGCAGGCCCTCACCGTCGACTCCCAGATCCCCTCGCCCCGCCGTACGACGTCCGGTCTGGAGACGTCCCGGGTCTCGATGATGCTGGCCGTCCTGGAGCAGCGGGGCCGGATCAGCGCGCTCGGCAAGCGGGACATCTACTCGGCGACGGTCGGCGGAGTGAAGCTCTCGGAGCCCGCGGCCGACCTCGCGATCGCCCTCGCCCTGGCCTCCGCCGCGAGCGACACCCCGCTGCCAAAGAACCTCGTCGCGATCGGTGAGGTGGGCCTCGCGGGCGAGGTCAGACGGGTCACGGGCGTGCAGCGCAGACTCGCGGAGGCCCACCGTCTGGGCTTCACGCACGCGCTCGTGCCGGGCGATCCCGGCAAGATCCCGGCGGGTATGAAGGTCCTGGAAGTCGCCGACATGGGGGACGCTCTGCGGGTCCTGCCGCGCTCACGTCGCCGAGAGGCCCCACGGGAGGCGGAGGACCGCCGGTAG
- a CDS encoding sugar phosphate isomerase/epimerase family protein has translation MAEPVVRIPDAKIALSTASVYPESTATAFEIAARLGYDGVEVMVWNDPVSQDIDALRRLSDYHRIPILAVHAPCLLITQRVWSTDPWTKLQRARAAAEKLGASTVVVHPPFRWQRQYARDFVTGIWRMADETDVRFAVENMYPWRYRDREMLAYAPDWDVTKDDYRHFTIDLSHASTARADAMQMIDRMADRLGHVHLADGNGSAKDEHLVPGRGSQPCAELLERLALTGFDGHVVIEVNTRRAMSGAEREADLAEALAFTRLHLASATSTPSAPRR, from the coding sequence ATGGCAGAGCCAGTCGTGCGGATCCCGGATGCGAAGATCGCCCTGTCGACTGCCTCGGTCTACCCGGAGTCGACGGCGACGGCCTTCGAGATCGCCGCACGCCTCGGGTACGACGGCGTCGAGGTCATGGTCTGGAACGACCCCGTCAGCCAGGACATCGACGCGCTGCGCAGGCTCAGCGACTACCACCGGATCCCGATCCTCGCCGTCCACGCCCCCTGCCTGCTCATCACGCAGCGGGTGTGGTCGACGGACCCGTGGACCAAGCTCCAGCGGGCCCGCGCGGCGGCGGAGAAGCTCGGCGCGAGCACGGTCGTCGTCCATCCGCCGTTCCGCTGGCAGCGCCAGTACGCGCGCGACTTCGTCACGGGCATCTGGCGGATGGCCGACGAGACGGACGTACGGTTCGCCGTCGAGAACATGTACCCGTGGCGCTACCGCGACCGCGAGATGCTCGCGTACGCACCGGACTGGGACGTCACGAAGGACGACTACCGGCACTTCACGATCGACCTCAGCCACGCCTCGACGGCCCGCGCGGACGCGATGCAGATGATCGACCGCATGGCCGACCGCCTGGGCCACGTCCACCTCGCCGACGGAAACGGGTCGGCGAAGGACGAGCACCTCGTCCCCGGCCGCGGCTCCCAGCCCTGCGCCGAACTGCTGGAGCGGCTCGCGCTGACCGGCTTCGACGGCCACGTCGTCATCGAGGTCAACACCCGGCGCGCGATGTCCGGCGCCGAACGTGAGGCCGACCTCGCGGAGGCCCTGGCCTTCACCCGCCTGCACCTGGCCTCGGCCACGTCCACCCCCTCGGCGCCCCGCCGATGA